One region of Fimbriimonadaceae bacterium genomic DNA includes:
- a CDS encoding universal stress protein yields MRVLIALDWSEQAFAAVREASYLYDLHEVVLLHGIDLGMFQYPIVAEVSSMQGYDDFRTAMKKAGEQLLDHTTTLLPAKGVSITRVCEFAKPASLILDKARDLRPELIVLGARGRGRVGEFVLGSVSHRVALHADCTTLIVKEREGPVKRVTVAVEGHEDAERIKSWLLAHPFRNPVDLTIVSVVRPIPATDPFSLFPLQDWTGIAVRSAEDLVKQLAASVMNNRYTVGTQVSVGDPTDILTERAKSADLLIIGSHGRKGLERFLLGSISHALLHQVPCPVLLVR; encoded by the coding sequence ATGCGCGTTCTGATCGCACTGGACTGGTCGGAGCAGGCGTTTGCGGCCGTTCGAGAAGCCTCGTATCTCTACGATCTGCATGAGGTCGTTCTGCTGCATGGAATCGACCTCGGGATGTTTCAATATCCCATCGTCGCGGAAGTGAGCAGCATGCAGGGCTATGACGACTTCCGCACTGCCATGAAGAAGGCGGGCGAGCAGCTCCTGGATCACACCACCACGCTCCTGCCCGCGAAGGGAGTGTCCATCACCCGCGTCTGTGAGTTCGCCAAACCGGCATCGCTGATTCTGGACAAGGCGCGGGATCTTCGTCCGGAGCTGATCGTGCTCGGCGCGCGGGGACGCGGGCGTGTCGGCGAATTCGTCCTGGGCAGTGTCTCCCATCGCGTCGCGCTGCATGCGGATTGTACGACGTTGATCGTGAAGGAACGGGAGGGACCGGTCAAGCGAGTCACGGTGGCCGTCGAAGGACATGAGGACGCCGAGCGCATCAAATCCTGGCTGCTCGCCCACCCGTTTAGAAATCCGGTCGATCTCACCATTGTGAGCGTGGTGCGGCCCATTCCCGCCACCGATCCCTTCAGCCTCTTTCCGCTTCAAGACTGGACCGGCATCGCCGTACGCTCGGCGGAAGATTTGGTCAAACAGCTCGCCGCCTCGGTGATGAACAACCGGTATACGGTCGGGACGCAGGTGAGTGTGGGCGATCCCACGGACATTTTGACGGAACGCGCCAAATCGGCAGACCTGTTGATCATCGGCTCACACGGACGGAAAGGACTGGAGCGGTTTCTTCTGGGGAGTATTTCTCACGCACTGCTCCACCAGGTCCCCTGTCCCGTGTTGTTAGTACGATGA
- a CDS encoding GNAT family N-acetyltransferase yields the protein MQRLRPRHIPPLRDDGPDAGHTILSDGTTALLRIAQPGDADELQRFVERLSPAATRHRFFSETDPPAEVIRTLCDSSQPQRSLTLLALRRQDDTLSIIASGSYHARNPHEAEVAMAVDDRLHGHGLGTILLERLALLAIRHGFTKLWAITHADNLAMREVFATSGFTMEEHLDGGDMEVELSLTPTDESVRQSEWRERVATTASLRPLFHPRTVAVIGASRSPQSIGYRLLDALHSNGFRGRCYAVNPHASTIAGVDTFPSLHALPEPADLAVIAVPKDAVLSVVDDCAATGVRALVVITAGFAEVGEEGRRLQAQLLDKVRQHGMRMVGPNCFGILNTDPSVQLNATFTSTFPLAGSIAMSSQSGALGLALLAASRRLQLGLSTFVSVGNKADVSVNDLLQYWESDHATTVILLYVESFGNPRRFAHIARRVSRNKPIVALKAGRTSSGKRAAGSHTAALAANDVAVEALFQQTGILRADTLEDMFALAAALSEQPLPKGTRVGILTNAGGPAILCADACEAAGLEVPELSQATITRLSPFLPASASLRNPVDLIASAGPEQYHEAIHTLLTSDDIDALIILYIAVTSTDVDPIAAGITRGIAAARAAQPIKKPVYVGWMVESDRERRLSLPGETIPTFGLPELPARVLGTIARYVQWRDRPLGMVPDFDDLDLPAVQTICRDVLATRGGGWLTVTETRAVLSAMAITLPPGGVATSAEEAAALAAQIGFPVAVKLASHTLVHKTEIGGVHLNLTSKAEVRHAYEEIAARLSQEQQTDAMEGVLVQPMVKGGVEMMAGMVQDPSFGPLIGFGLGGIHVEILGDVRFRITPLTELDAADLIRSIKGYRLLQGYRGHPPADVDAIQDLLLRLSRLVEEVPEIVELDLNPIFALAPGEGYSIVDARIRVAGK from the coding sequence ATGCAACGTCTTCGCCCGCGCCACATACCCCCCCTACGGGACGATGGACCAGACGCGGGGCACACGATCCTGAGCGATGGCACCACGGCCTTGCTGCGGATCGCGCAACCAGGCGACGCCGACGAGTTGCAACGCTTCGTCGAACGTCTCTCTCCGGCGGCAACGCGCCATCGATTTTTCTCGGAAACCGATCCCCCCGCCGAGGTGATCCGCACACTCTGCGATTCGTCGCAGCCACAGCGGAGCCTCACGCTGCTCGCTCTCCGGCGCCAGGACGATACGCTGAGCATTATCGCTTCAGGGTCGTACCATGCGCGAAACCCGCATGAGGCGGAAGTCGCCATGGCCGTCGACGACCGGCTCCATGGGCACGGGCTCGGCACGATTCTGCTCGAACGTCTGGCCCTACTCGCCATCCGGCACGGGTTCACCAAACTCTGGGCCATCACCCATGCCGACAATCTGGCGATGCGTGAGGTGTTCGCCACATCCGGCTTCACCATGGAAGAACATCTTGACGGCGGCGACATGGAGGTCGAATTATCGCTGACCCCAACCGATGAGAGCGTGCGGCAATCGGAATGGCGCGAGCGGGTCGCCACAACCGCCTCACTGCGTCCCCTCTTCCATCCCCGCACCGTCGCCGTGATCGGCGCCTCTCGCTCTCCGCAGAGTATCGGGTATCGCCTCCTCGACGCGCTCCACAGCAATGGATTTCGCGGGCGCTGCTACGCCGTCAACCCGCATGCATCCACAATCGCGGGGGTCGACACCTTTCCCTCGCTCCATGCCCTGCCGGAACCGGCCGATCTCGCAGTCATTGCCGTGCCCAAAGACGCGGTCCTTTCCGTGGTGGACGACTGCGCGGCAACCGGAGTCCGCGCCCTGGTGGTCATCACTGCCGGGTTCGCCGAGGTCGGCGAGGAAGGGCGTCGACTGCAAGCGCAACTGTTGGACAAGGTCCGGCAGCATGGCATGCGCATGGTCGGGCCGAACTGCTTCGGCATCCTGAATACAGACCCGTCGGTGCAGCTCAACGCCACCTTCACCTCCACCTTTCCGCTCGCCGGTTCGATTGCGATGTCATCCCAAAGCGGCGCCTTGGGGCTGGCCCTGCTCGCGGCGTCACGACGATTGCAACTCGGCCTGTCGACCTTCGTCAGCGTCGGCAACAAGGCGGATGTCTCCGTGAACGACCTGTTGCAGTATTGGGAGAGTGATCACGCCACAACCGTCATTTTGTTGTATGTGGAATCGTTCGGGAACCCCAGGCGGTTCGCGCACATCGCGCGGCGAGTCAGCCGCAACAAACCGATCGTCGCACTCAAAGCAGGCCGGACATCGTCCGGCAAACGTGCCGCCGGCTCACACACCGCCGCGCTGGCCGCCAACGATGTCGCGGTCGAGGCCTTGTTTCAACAAACTGGCATTCTGCGGGCCGATACGCTGGAAGATATGTTCGCGCTCGCGGCGGCTCTGTCGGAGCAGCCTTTGCCCAAAGGCACACGGGTCGGCATCCTGACCAATGCAGGCGGGCCGGCCATTCTCTGCGCGGATGCCTGTGAAGCAGCCGGCCTGGAGGTGCCGGAGTTGTCTCAGGCGACGATCACGCGGCTTTCGCCGTTTCTCCCCGCCTCCGCCTCGCTGCGCAACCCGGTCGACTTAATCGCTTCGGCCGGCCCTGAGCAGTACCATGAGGCCATCCACACGCTCCTGACCTCCGACGACATCGACGCTTTGATCATCTTGTACATCGCCGTCACCAGCACCGACGTCGATCCGATTGCGGCAGGCATCACCCGAGGGATTGCTGCGGCGCGGGCGGCACAGCCGATCAAGAAGCCGGTCTATGTGGGCTGGATGGTGGAGTCCGATCGCGAGCGCCGATTATCCCTGCCCGGGGAAACCATTCCGACGTTCGGCCTGCCTGAACTCCCCGCGCGTGTCCTAGGCACCATCGCCAGATACGTCCAGTGGCGCGATCGCCCGCTCGGCATGGTGCCCGACTTCGACGATCTGGATCTGCCGGCCGTTCAGACCATCTGCCGCGACGTGCTGGCCACCAGGGGAGGCGGCTGGTTGACGGTCACTGAAACGCGCGCGGTCTTGTCCGCCATGGCAATCACGCTGCCTCCGGGCGGAGTGGCGACCAGCGCCGAGGAGGCCGCCGCACTTGCTGCGCAGATCGGCTTTCCGGTCGCCGTGAAATTAGCCTCGCATACCCTCGTCCATAAGACGGAGATCGGCGGCGTGCATCTGAATCTCACGAGTAAGGCCGAGGTGCGCCATGCGTATGAGGAGATCGCCGCACGCCTGTCTCAAGAGCAGCAGACGGACGCGATGGAAGGCGTGCTCGTCCAGCCGATGGTGAAAGGCGGCGTCGAGATGATGGCGGGGATGGTTCAAGATCCCTCCTTCGGCCCCTTGATCGGCTTCGGGCTCGGCGGGATTCATGTCGAAATTCTGGGAGATGTGCGTTTCCGGATCACCCCGCTGACGGAGCTGGATGCCGCCGACCTCATTCGCAGCATCAAGGGCTATCGCCTGCTGCAAGGGTATCGCGGGCACCCACCGGCCGACGTCGATGCGATTCAGGATCTGCTGCTGCGGCTCTCGCGGTTA
- a CDS encoding cytochrome c, with product MKTFSILCALCLVILGSTWAAGQTNRGNPRDGQAIYEKNCLRCHGDKLDGNGPDGQYLIVRPANFQSVNSRVKTDWELLITIANGALFSPMHGYRGKLTDQQMLDVLSYIRSVAAPEFVS from the coding sequence ATGAAAACCTTCAGTATTCTCTGCGCTCTTTGCCTCGTGATCCTGGGAAGCACCTGGGCCGCCGGCCAGACCAATCGCGGCAATCCTCGCGACGGCCAGGCCATCTATGAAAAAAACTGCCTCCGGTGCCATGGCGACAAACTGGACGGGAACGGACCGGATGGGCAGTATCTGATCGTGCGGCCGGCGAATTTTCAGTCGGTCAACTCGCGGGTGAAAACCGATTGGGAATTGCTGATCACGATTGCGAACGGGGCCCTGTTCAGCCCCATGCACGGCTATCGGGGGAAATTGACGGATCAACAAATGCTGGACGTGTTGTCCTATATCCGTTCCGTCGCGGCACCCGAATTTGTGAGTTAG
- a CDS encoding nuclear transport factor 2 family protein — MGERRRRGIQWSGLLIGGILVLLAILPAARAEVRMLPDAAAELDQATTEAVMRTFRAADEAIRTRDLDGVMALYSEQYDYHGLKKSDMRKVWADLFDEFQDLTDTHHFSRLAKVGSGSNTIIEVTCTGSLSGRSKTGGLRVPIDSWYEEVHYMTFEDGQWRIRGNVGDSPRLMPFGTSPHPLF, encoded by the coding sequence TACAATGGAGCGGATTGCTGATCGGTGGAATCCTGGTTCTACTCGCCATCCTACCGGCAGCGAGGGCCGAGGTGCGGATGCTGCCGGACGCGGCCGCTGAGCTGGATCAGGCGACGACAGAGGCGGTCATGCGCACCTTTCGTGCGGCTGATGAGGCCATCCGCACACGCGACCTCGATGGCGTGATGGCCCTCTATTCGGAACAGTACGACTATCACGGACTCAAAAAATCCGACATGCGGAAGGTGTGGGCCGATCTCTTCGATGAATTCCAGGACCTCACCGATACCCATCACTTTTCAAGGCTGGCCAAGGTCGGCAGCGGCTCGAACACTATCATCGAAGTCACCTGCACCGGCAGCTTGTCCGGACGCTCAAAGACCGGCGGCTTACGTGTCCCGATCGATAGTTGGTATGAAGAAGTTCACTACATGACGTTCGAAGACGGACAGTGGCGCATTCGAGGCAACGTCGGCGATTCCCCGCGGTTGATGCCCTTCGGCACGTCGCCGCATCCGTTGTTCTAA